From a region of the Lactuca sativa cultivar Salinas chromosome 4, Lsat_Salinas_v11, whole genome shotgun sequence genome:
- the LOC111890694 gene encoding alkane hydroxylase MAH1, with protein MVIPCKKLTDITCPSMEIQVTICEVLMVAVEKSDYGRHRACLLAFINEPRISISNIKHNPKALLCSLDMILLCILLFVSISVFLYRRRSLPGTNWPVIGIAPDLILNAYRINDFATDLVKQGNGTFMLKGPWFANMDMLVTSDPTNINYVLSKNFPNYPKGPEFRKIFDILGDGIFNSDHEVWEIQRKTIMSLLKHPDFNSHLEKNIRNKIEKGLLPVLDLVSHNQQAIDLQEIFQRFTFDTICSLLVDFDPESMSVHLPYNACEKAFTDAEEALLWRHVLPEKVWKLQQRLGMGKEKKLTEARKVFDEFLDKCLSRKEEGFGNDGRVEKEETTTGLLKSLMTSFQGQTGTSGDSRRYLKDTILNLMIAGKDTTSAGLSWFLYLVAQNPRIESKIRREIEKEVGDANWKSLGVKELSGMVYLHGGLCEALRLYPPVALQHKSPSEVDVLPSGHAVNEHSKIILSFYSMGRMESIWGKDCMEFKPERWFTEGGKGGVRHEPSYKFTAFNAGPRTCVGKEMGFIQMKMVASAIIYHYHVELVQRHEVCVGDSIIVHMKHGLKVRLSPVN; from the exons ATGGTAATTCCATGTAAAAAACTAACTGATATCACGTGTCCATCAATGGAGATTCAAGTGACGATATGTGAAGTTTTGATG GTGGCAGTGGAAAAATCGGATTATGGTCGCCATCGTGCATGTCTCCTTGCCTTTATAAACGAGCCTCGAATCTCGATATCAAACATTAAACACAATCCAAAGGCTTTGCTTTGTAGCCTGGATATGATTCTCCTTTGCATTTTGTTGTTTGTTTCTATTTCCGTGTTCCTTTACAGGAGAAGGTCCCTCCCTGGTACTAATTGGCCCGTTATTGGCATTGCCCCCGATCTCATTCTAAATGCTTACCGAATCAATGATTTTGCTACTGATCTTGTCAAACAGGGCAATGGTACTTTCATGCTTAAAGGTCCTTGGTTTGCCAATATGGATATGCTTGTCACCTCGGACCCCACCAACATTAACTACGTGTTGAGCAAGAACTTCCCCAACTATCCTAAAGGACCAGAGTTCCGAAAGATCTTTGATATCCTTGGAGATGGGATCTTTAACTCGGATCACGAGGTATGGGAAATCCAAAGGAAAACAATCATGTCTCTACTCAAACACCCAGACTTCAATTCTCACCTGGAAAAAAATATCAGGAACAAGATCGAGAAAGGGCTTCTCCCTGTCCTTGATTTGGTCTCCCATAATCAGCAAGCTATCGATTTACAGGAAATATTTCAGAGGTTTACTTTTGACACTATCTGTTCATTACTTGTAGACTTTGATCCTGAAAGCATGTCCGTCCATTTACCATATAATGCATGCGAGAAGGCCTTCACTGACGCCGAAGAAGCTCTTCTGTGGAGGCATGTGTTGCCAGAAAAAGTTTGGAAGTTGCAACAAAGATTAGGGATGGGCAAGGAGAAGAAGTTGACCGAAGCTCGTAAGGTTTTTGATGAATTTTTAGATAAATGCTTGTCACGAAAAGAAGAAGGGTTTGGTAATGATGGAAGAGTAGAGAAGGAGGAGACGACGACTGGGTTGTTAAAATCATTGATGACAAGTTTCCAAGGACAAACCGGGACTTCAGGGGACTCGAGAAGGTATTTAAAAGATACCATACTGAATCTGATGATTGCCGGGAAAGACACCACAAGCGCAGGTCTTTCATGGTTTCTCTATCTCGTTGCCCAAAACCCTCGCATAGAGAGCAAGATCCGAAGGGAGATTGAGAAGGAAGTTGGTGATGCAAATTGGAAAAGTTTGGGTGTAAAAGAGTTGAGTGGTATGGTTTATCTTCACGGAGGTTTATGCGAAGCATTACGGCTGTATCCCCCTGTTGCTTTGCAGCACAAGTCGCCTTCCGAAGTAGACGTTCTCCCAAGCGGGCATGCAGTGAATGAGCACAGCAAGATTATTCTGTCGTTCTACTCCATGGGAAGAATGGAATCGATATGGGGGAAGGACTGCATGGAATTTAAACCGGAAAGATGGTTTACAGAAGGTGGAAAAGGAGGGGTAAGGCACGAACCATCTTATAAGTTTACAGCGTTTAATGCGGGGCCACGTACATGCGTGGGTAAGGAAATGGGTTTTATTCAGATGAAAATGGTGGCGAGTGCAATCATTTATCATTACCATGTGGAGCTGGTCCAACGTCATGAGGTTTGTGTAGGCGATTCCATTATAGTCCACATGAAACATGGTTTGAAGGTCAGGCTCAGCCCTGTTAATTAG